From the Sphingomonas suaedae genome, one window contains:
- a CDS encoding efflux RND transporter periplasmic adaptor subunit, protein MVRSLVLLAAPLLLASCDGGEPQDAPAPAAAIGERLTIRSTPIAATKPLAAEIATRDQAEALARIPGTLVELTVREGDLVRQGQRIGRIIDTRIGYETRALGAQAAAASAQAEAARAELTRIEYLYNRGVYAKARLDQARATARSAEAQVRAARDQQSASAALAGQGTILAPATGRVLRADIPRGSVVAPGMSIATITSGPPLLRLDIPQSLARALKLGTRVTVEDASELGGKTGTVVQLYPAVSGGRVRADVALAGLTTDLVGRRVGVRVALGSRSGIAVPQRFVTTRFGTDYVLLLGKDGRTSLVPVQTAPIPGSDSVEILSGVAPGDVVAAGKSGR, encoded by the coding sequence ATGGTTCGATCACTTGTGCTGCTCGCCGCGCCCCTCCTGCTTGCAAGCTGCGACGGCGGCGAACCGCAGGATGCTCCCGCGCCAGCCGCCGCGATCGGCGAGCGCCTCACCATCCGCAGCACCCCGATCGCCGCGACCAAGCCGCTCGCGGCGGAGATCGCTACCCGCGATCAGGCGGAAGCGCTGGCGCGAATTCCCGGCACGCTGGTCGAATTGACCGTGCGCGAAGGCGATCTCGTGCGCCAGGGCCAGCGGATCGGGCGGATCATCGACACGCGCATCGGCTATGAGACGCGCGCACTGGGCGCTCAGGCGGCTGCAGCTTCAGCCCAGGCCGAAGCCGCGCGCGCCGAGCTGACGCGGATCGAATATCTCTATAACCGCGGCGTCTATGCCAAGGCACGGCTGGATCAGGCCCGTGCTACCGCACGATCGGCCGAGGCGCAGGTGCGCGCCGCGCGCGACCAGCAATCCGCAAGCGCCGCCCTGGCCGGGCAGGGCACGATTCTTGCCCCGGCGACGGGGCGCGTGCTTCGGGCGGACATTCCCAGGGGATCGGTCGTCGCGCCGGGCATGTCGATCGCGACGATCACCTCGGGACCGCCTCTGCTGCGCCTCGACATACCCCAGTCGCTCGCGCGCGCGCTGAAGCTCGGGACGCGCGTGACGGTCGAGGATGCGTCAGAGCTTGGCGGCAAGACCGGCACCGTGGTCCAGCTCTATCCTGCGGTTTCCGGCGGCCGCGTGCGCGCCGATGTCGCGCTTGCCGGGCTCACCACCGATCTGGTCGGTCGGCGGGTCGGCGTGCGGGTTGCCCTGGGGAGTCGTTCCGGAATCGCGGTTCCGCAGCGTTTCGTCACGACGCGATTCGGGACCGACTATGTGCTGCTGCTCGGAAAGGACGGCCGCACGAGTTTGGTGCCGGTGCAAACCGCGCCGATCCCCGGTTCGGACTCGGTCGAAATTCTCTCCGGCGTCGCGCCTGGAGATGTCGTGGCCGCAGGAAAGTCCGGTCGATGA